GTTTTTTTCAATTACAGCGCGTTCCATCACAGCCAGTTTAAAACCGGCGAGAGTTTGTTCATTTATGGTAAATTAGAGCAAAGCTCTTTTAATCAAGCTTATATCATTAACACGCCTAAAATCCTTACCGAATTTGGCAAAATTTCTTTAATTTTTAAAAAAGTTAAAAACCATAAAAAAATCCAAGAAAATTTACAAAAACTCATTTCATTAGAAAATTTAAAAAAGGAAGGCGTTAAAGAGAATATCGCACATTTATTGTTAGAAATCTTTTTCCCCACGCCGCATTTTGTCAAGGATTTTGAAACGAATAAAAATTTCCCTTCGCAACATTTAAATGCATTAAAATACATTGAAATGCTTTTTTATATGAAAAATTTAGAGCGCAAAAAATTGCAATTCAGTGCTAAAATCGCATGCCCCAATAACAGCGAACGCTTGAAAGCGTTTATCGCTTCTTTACCCTTTAAGCTCACCAACGACCAACAAAACGCCATTAAAGAAATCCAAAGCGATCTCACCAGTTCTATAGCGTGCAAGCGTTTGATTATAGGCGATGTGGGGTGCGGGAAAACGATGGTGATTTTAGCGAGCATGGTATTAGCTTACCCTAATAAAACCCTTTTAATGGCGCCCACTTCCATTCTCGCTAAACAGCTTTATAACGAAGCCTTAAAATTTTTACCCCCTTATTTTGAAGTGGAATTACTGCTTGGTGGGAGTTACAAGAAGCGATCCAATCATTTGTTTGAAACCATCACGCATGTGGTTATCGGCACGCAAGCGTTGTTGTTTGATAAGCGCGATTTGAATGAATTCGCACTAGTGATCACTGATGAACAGCACCGATTTGGCACCAAGCAGCGCTACCAATTAGAAAAAATGGCAAGCAGTAAGGGTAATAAACCCCATTCTTTGCAATTTTCCGCTACCCCCATTCCTCGCACGCTTGCCCTAGCCAAAAGCGCGTTTGTGAAAACGACCATGATTAGAGAAATCCCTTATCCTAAAGAAATTGAAACTTTAGTCTTGCATAAAAGAGATTTTAAAATAGTGATGGAAAAAATCAGCGAAGAAATCGCTAAAAACCATCAAGTCATTGTCGTTTATCCGCTGGTGAATGAGAGCGAAAAAATCCCGTATTTATCGCTCAGTGAGGGGGCGAGTTTTTGGCAAAAACGCTTTAAAAAGGTTTATACCACTTCAGGGCAAGATAAAAATAAAGAAGAAGTGATTGAAGAATTTAGAGAGTCCGGGAGCATTCTTTTAGCGACTACGCTCATTGAGGTGGGCATTTCTTTACCACGATTGAGCGTGATGGTGATTTTAGCGCCAGAAAGGTTAGGCTTAGCGACTTTACACCAGTTAAGGGGGCGTGTGTCTCGTAACGGATTGAAAGGCTATTGTTTTTTATGCACGATCCAAGAAGAAAACGAACGATTAGAAAAGTTTGCTGATGAATTGGACGGCTTTAAAATCGCTGAATTGGATTTAGAATACAGAAAAAGCGGGGATTTACTTCAGGGTGGGGAGCAGAGCGGGAATAGTTTTGAATACATTGACTTAGCCAAAGATGAAAACATTATCGCTGAAGTGAAACAAGATTTTTTAAAAAACGCTAGCGTTTCACATGGAACATTTGAAAATTGAAAATTGAAAATTAAGGCAGAATTGGGTAATTTAAACCATTTAAAATAAAGGATAGCAATGCAAAATAAAGAAATGGATCAAGAAAAAAGCGTTAAGGAAAAAAATTTAGAGGTTTTTAATCGTTATTTTCCCGGTTGCTTGAGTATAGAAAATGACAACCAACTCACGCTGGATACAAAAAAATTAAAAGCGTTACTAGGGGATTTTAGCGAGATAAAAGAAGAGGGCTATGGGTTGGATTTTGTGGGTAAGAAAATCGCCTTAAATCAAGCTTTTAAGAAAAATCATAAGATTTTAAAGCCCTTAAACGAATCCAATAGCAAGCACATTCTCATCAAGGGCGATAATTTAGACGCTCTCAAAATCTTAAAACAAAGCTATAGTGAAAAAATCAAAATGATTTACATTGATCCGCCTTACAACACGAAAACCGAGAATTTTATCTATGGCGATGATTTCTCGCAATCCAATGAAGAGGTTTTAAAAACATTGGATTATTCTAAAGAAAAGCTGGATTATATCAAGAATCTTTTTGGGTCAAAATGCCATAGCGGGTGGCTTAGTTTCATGTATCCCAGATTGTTGCTCGCTAAAGATTTGCTCAAACAAGACGGCGTGATTTTCATCAGCATTGACGATAATGAGTGTGCGAATTTAAAAATCTTGTGCGATGAAATTTTTGGGGAGGGGAATTTTTTATCATCTTTGACTTGGCTTAAAGGTAACGCTCAAAATGATGCACAATATTTTCAAAACAATTACGAAAATATTCTTGTTTATGCAAAGCATGTTGAAGCGCTCAGTCTTAATCGCATGGCTTCAAAAAAAGAAGTCAAAGTATTTTGTGAAAATGATAAATATTATTATGAGAGAGCTGGACTTACAACAGGCGGAGCTGGAGGGACTTTAAACGCACGAGCAAATTTAGGTTATAGTATTTACTATAATCCTAAAACGCTAGATTTTTTAGGTGTAGATGATTATGATAAAAAATTAGCAAAAAGTAGCAATGATGAAAACCTAGTTTATAACGATAGACAAGACTTATTAAAACAAGGCTATAAAATCATAAGACCACCAAAAAAGGGTGTTGGACTTGGGCGTTGGACTTGGGCGTTGGATACTTTTAATAGTAATAAAAATATTATTTCTATTAAAAAAAATAGTAGAAATGAATATGTAATTTGTAAAAAAGAATTTTTAGATAAAAACCAAGTCAAACAAAATGAAAACGGCAAATTTTACGCTATTTTAGACAAGTCATCGCCCGCAAGAAATGTGATAGAAAATATCGGCGGTGGTAATGGGACAAAAGAAGTTAATGATCTTTTTAATCAAAAGATTTTCAATAACCCAAAACCTCTAAAACTCATCAACCGACTGATTGAATTATCCACAAACGAGGGCGACATCATTTTAGACTTTTTCGCTGGGAGCGGGACAACCGCGCATGCCGTGTTAGAGAGTAATAAGAGCGATTATCAAAAATTAAGTGAGGGGGGGGGGTTATTTAATGGCTTGAACGCCGCATTTAAAGAAAGGCGCTTCATTCTCGTCCAATTAGATGAAAAAATTGATCCCAAGAAAAACAAAAGCGCTTATGATTTTTGTTTAAACACCCTAAAATCCACCTCGCCGAGCATTTTTGACATCACCGAAGAAAGGATTAAAAGAGCGGGGGCTAAAATCAAAGAAGCTTGCCCCAATTTAGACGTGGGGTTTAGAGCGTTTGAAATCATTGATGATGAAACGCATGCTAATGATAAAAATCTCAGTCAAGCCCATCAAAAGGATTTGTTCGCTTATTCTAACCTTGATAGAATGGAAACCCAAACGATTTTAATTAAGCTTTTAGGCTGCGAGGGTTTGGAGCTCACCACCCCTATAATTTGCTTGATTGAAAACGCCTTGTATTTGGCTCAAAATACGGCTTTCATTGTGGGGGATATAGAAATGAGTGAGGTTTTAGAAAACTTGAAAGATAAAGGGGTGGAAAAAATCAGCATGTATATGCCCGCTATCAGTAACGACAGGCTGTGTTTGGAATTGGGCAGTAATTTGTTTGATTTGAAATTAGAGAGCGGCGATTTAAAGATTAGGGGGTAGAGATGAAAATCAAATTCAAACGATTAGACTATCAGGAGCAATGCCGGGACCAAATTTTAGGGGTGTTTAAGGGGATTGATTTGAGAGAGCCAGAAAATGACGCTCAAAGGATTTCTAACCCTATTTTTGAAATAGAAGCGCTCAAAAATGTTTTATTAGAAAATATTGAGGATTTACGATCGAAACAAAAAATAACCCAAGGGAGCGTGGGGATTGAGAAGTCGTTAAACTGCGATATTTTAATGGAAACAGGCACCGGGAAGACCTTTTGCTTTTTGGAATGCGTTTATGCCTTGCATAAAAACTACCATTTGTCAAAATTTATCGTTTTAGTGCCAAGCAACGCCATTAAATTAGGGGTTTTAAAGAGCGTTGAAATCACCAGAGAATTTTTTAAAAGCGAGTATTCTACGCATTTAGAAAGCTATGAAGATGCAGAAAGATTCATTCTAGCGAGCAACCACAAATGCTGTGTGTTGGTGATGACTGATGCTGCCTTTAATAAAAAAGATAACATTATCAATCAATCATGCTTAGAAAACACGAATCTATTCAATGGCGCAACAAGTTACATGCAAGCTTTAGCGAGTATGCGCCCTATCGTTATCATAGACGAACCACACAAATTTTTAGGCGATAAAACAAAGGAAAAATTAAAAGAATTCAACGCTTTAATCACGCTCAGGTTTGGGGCGACTTTTAAAGATGATTATCATAATTTGATTTACGCGCTAGACAGCAAAAAAGCGTTTGATTGCGCCCTAGTGAAAAGCATTAGCGTGGCGTCTGTGGGGGAGAGTGATGAGTGTTTTTTAGAGCTTAAAGGGATTGAAAAAAGAAATGAATATGAAGCTATGATTAACTACACGAATTTAGACAATAAAATTCAAAGCGTCAAAGTCAAAACGCATGATAATTTAGGGGTGGTAACTCAAATCAGCGCTTTAGAAGATTACATTGTAGAAAAAATCACTAAAACTGAGATTCGTTTTCTCAATGGTTTTAATTTGTTACTGGATCAAAAAGAGCCTTTTTCTCATCTTTTAGAGAGCGAGCAAGAAGTGATGCTGAAAGAAGCAATAAAAAGCCATTTTGAAAGAGAAGAAGGGCTTTTTAAAAAGGGGATTAAAGCCTTGTGCATGGTGTTTATTAGCGGGGTGAATAGCTATTTAAGCGAAAATGAACAGCCGGCCAAATTGGCCCTTTTATTTGAAAAACTCTACCAACAAGAGCTTGAAGAAGTCTTAAAAAAGCCTTCTTTAGATGAAAATTATAGAGCGTATTTAGAGCGCACCAAAGACGCTATTAAAAAAGTGCATGGAGGGTATTTCGCTAAAAGCAAGAAAGAGAGCGATGAAGCCCAAGTGATCGCGCTCATTTTAAAAGAAAAAGAAAAATTGCTGAGTTTTGATTCCGATCTCAGGTTTATTTTTTCGCAATGGGCGTTGCAAGAGGGGTGGGATAACCCTAATGTGATGACGATTTGCAAATTAGCCCCTAGCCATTCCAATATCACTAAATTGCAACAAATCGGTAGGGGGTTAAGGCTCGCTGTGAATGATAAGGGCGAACGTATCACTAAAGAGCATGCTGATTTTGATTTTGTCAATGAATTAGTCGTGATCGTGCCGCAAGTGGAGGGGGATTTTGTGGGAGCGATCCAGCAAGAGATAAGCGAACACAGCTTGATCAAACAAGAATTTAGCGCAGAAGAGTTAGAAAAAAGCGGCATGGTTAGAAAAGGGTATTATGGGGTTTTGTTTGAAACATTAGAGGGTTTGGGTTTTGGAGAAAAAACAGATGATGAAAACTTTAAACTCACTCTCAATCAAAACGAATTTTTAAAAAAAGAGCCGGAACTAGAAAAATTAAAAGATGAAACATACTTGGATTTTGAAAAATTAAAAGATTTTTTAAAAGATCGCTTAGTTGGCAATCTTAGAGTTAGGAACAAAAACGAGCGAAAAACTGAAAAAATCAAAATCAATAAAGAAAATTTTAAAAAATTTGAAACCTTATGGGAGAGCTTGAACCATCAAGCCCGGATCGCTTATGCCATTGATAGCGAGAGCTTGATTGATGAGATTGTAACAAAGATCAACGCTTCTTTTAATGTCAAGTCAAAAATCGTTTCGGTTACGACGCATAAAAAAGTAGAAACGATGGGAAATAACGCCAAAACAGAGATGTTTGAGCGAGAAAGCGCATGCGTGTGGAGCTTGCATGAATTTATCAGCGCCTTGTCTAATAAGGTGAAATTGAGTTTTAAAAGCGTGGCTAAAGTGTTGGAAAAAATTGATGAAAACAAATTTGATCTAATTAAGAAAAACGAACAAGAGGGCTTAAGGCGGTTAGAAGAGCTGTTTTTGGAAATCATTTATCAAAATATTGAAGATAAAATTTCCTATCAAATGCGCGAAACGACGATTAAAAACAGAAAAAACGATGCGTTTTATGATGAAAAGGGAGAAATTAGAGAGTTTTTAGACGGGAGTTTGGGGGCGGATAAATATGAGATTAAAAATTCAAGCGCACAAGAAAAATGCCTGTATGAAAATTTCATGCAAGTGGATAGCGAGATTGAAAAGGACACGATTGAAGAATCTAACGACACTAAAATCATTGTTTTTGGCAAGCTCCCTAGGGTTAAAATCCCGATAGGGTTAAATCAAACTTATAGCCCTGATTTTGGGTATGTGGTTGAAAATAACGATAAAAAAGTGTTGTTAGTGGTAGAAACTAAGGGGGTTGAACATGAAAACGAATTGCGCGAAGAAGAAAGGCGGAAAATTTCAACCGCTAAGAAATTTTTTGAAGCTTTAAAAAAGCAAGGCGTGAATATTGAATACAAAACCAAAATGAGAAAAGATCAATTAAGCGCATTGATTAATGAAATTTTAAATCGTAAAGATTAGAGTTACTTTAATGTTTCACATGGAACAATTTTAAAGAAAAGTGTTTTATTTAAAATTCATGGAGCTTTTGTTATAATCGTTTTTATCCAATTTCAAAGGCGTTTTATGATTCGTTTCGCTCACATCTCGCTCAAAGATTTTATTAAAAAACACAATCCCCAAACACCCACAAAAGAAACTATAGAAAATTTTGAAAAAGAAATAAACAGCTTATTAGAAAACGCGCCAAGACAAGATGATGAAGAATTTCAAAAAAATGAAATCAATAAGTTTTTAAAAAATACCTATGGCTATGACTGCAACACCCGTAAAAAAGTGGATAGCGCGATCCGTGTGGATGGGGAAGTCCAAGTGCTTATTGAAGTCAAAGCCCTAAATAAAAAGACAGAATTCCCTAAAAACAGAGAAAACCCGCTCAGTAAAGCCTTTTGTCAAATGGTTTTGTATTTTTTAGAAGAGATAGAAAAAGAAAAAAACAATTCCCTAAAACACACCATTATTTGCAACGCGCATGAATTTTTCCTCTTTGATTGTAAGGATTTACTCTTTTTAAAAGAAGATAAATGCATCAAAAAATTCTATGATAATTACGCTAAAAAAGAAGGCACAGACTCTTCAAAACCAAAATTTTACAAAGATTTAGAACAATATTTGCAAGAAGATTTTCAAGGCGAACTCCGTTACACTCACTTTAATTTGAGCAGTTACGATCTTAAAGAACTTCCTTTGATTTATCAAGTTTTAAGCCAAGAAGTCCTTTTAAAACAAGGGAAAACCCTTGACGCTAACACGCTTAACAAAGATTTTTATGAAGAATTGCTTTACATTTTAGGGTTAGAAGAGCAAAATGATAAAGGGAAAATTTTAATCAAGCCCAGCCGCACCCAAAACTCCCTAAGCGATGCTTTAAAAAAGAAATACAAAAATTTAGATGATGAAGAAGTCATGGCGTTACTCATCGCTTGGAATAACAGAATCTTGTTTTTACGGCTTTTAGAAAGCCTTTTAAGTTCTTTCAAGCATTTTGAAAAATCTTTCTTAACCATAGAAAACTTTAAAGATTTCAACGCCCTAAACACCCTCTTTTTTGAAGTCCTAGCCAAGAAAAACAGCGAGCGTTCTTTAAATAAAGAAGACAAGATTTTAGAAAAAATCCCTTATTTGAATTCCAGTTTGTTTGATCAAACGCCTTTGGAATTAAAGGGGTATGAAATCAAATTACTTGATAACAAATCTTTAGAGATTTACCCTAAATCCGTTCTTAAAAAAGACAAAGACTACCAAAATGAAAAAGCTTTGCCCTTGCTAAAATACCTTTTTGAATTTTTGCGCGTTTATGATTTCACCACCACCCCTAAAGACATTAAAGATAATCAAAATAAGAGCGAAAGCTGTTTGATTAACCCTAGCGTTTTGGGGCTTGTTTTTGAAAAACTCAACGGCTATAAAGAGGGGAGCTTTTATACCCCAAGCTTTATTACAAGCTACATGTGCAAAGAGAGTATCGAATCAATCGTGTTGGATAAATTCAATCAAACCTATAACATAGAGTGTGAAAAGTTAACAGAATTAAAAAATTATTTTAAAAATAGCTATAAAGAGGATAAACGCAAAGAATACCTAAACACGCTTTTAACTTTACGCGTTTGCGATCCGGCGGTGGGGAGCGGACATTTCTTGGTTTCAGCGCTCAATGAAATGGTGTTAATTGCTTACAAGCTAGGGCTTATTGCTTCCTTGTATCGCCACGAGCTTAGATTAGAAAACGATGAAATCATTATTCACACGCCAAAAAATGAAGTTTTTAAATACACCAAACCGCATAGCGAAAACGACCCCCACCACCAAATCCAAAAAGAACTTTTTGAGCTTAAAAAATCCATCATTGAGAACTGCCTTTTTGGCGTGGATATTAACCCCAATTCTTGCGAAATCACCAAGCTCAGGCTATGGATAGAGCTTTTAAAATACAGCTATTACATTTTTGAAGAGGGTAAGAACACTAACGTGCTTGAAACCCTCCCCAACATTGATATTAACATCAAGTGCGCTAACAGCTTGATCTCACGCTTTAATTTGAATGATGATCTCAAAAAGATCCCCAATATCAAGCAAAAAATCCAAGAATACAAAGATCTAGTCGCTCAATACAAAGATCCAAACCCTCTCTATCCCTTAAATAAGCAAGATTTAATCAACAAAATCCAAGACTTAAAAAACACTTTTTCCCTCACGCTCAAAGATCCTAAAACCAAAGCAGAGCTTGAAAAGGCTATTGAAAAACACATCAAAAAATACAATTTCTTTGCCCTAGATGATAAGAGTTTGCTAGATGGGTTAAATTACTTTATCCCAAACCTTTTTGGCACGCCCAAACTAAGCCCAAAAGAAGAGGAAGAGGCTTTTGCTTCTTATGGGCGTATTAGAGCTTTGAGAAAAAAGCTTGATGATGCCTTAAGTGGTGGAGAGTATCACAATGCGTTTGAATGGCGCTTTGAATTCCCTGAAGTTTTAGATGATGAGGGGAATTTTTTAGGCTTTGATTGCATCATTGGCAATCCGCCTTATATCCGCCAAGAACACATCAAAGACTTAAAGCCTTTATTACAAAAGCAATACCAAGATTTCTATAACAGCACCGCTGACATTTACACCTACTTTTTTGCCCTAGCTTACCACCTTTTAAAAGAAAAGGGGTTTAACGCTTTCATCACTTCCAACAAATACGCGCGGAGCCAATACGGCGCTAAATTAAGAGAATTGCTGCTCAAAAAAACCACCATTGTTAGCTACATGGAACTAAACGCCTTAAAAGTCTTTGAGAGCGCCACCGTGGATACCAGTATTATGAGTTTCATCAAACAATCGCCCCCTAAAGAAAGCCTCTTTAATTATTACGAACCCACCCCAAACGATAAAAACGATTTGAAAAGCGCTCGCCCTTTGCCCATGAGGCAAAACGCGCTTTCAACAGAAAGCTTTATTTTTGCCAACGCCACGCTTTTAGATTTAAGGGACAAAATAGAGAGTGTTGGCACCCCGCTTAAAGACTGGGATATTCAAATCTATCGTGGCATTTTAACCGGCGCTAACGAAGCCTTTATCATTACCACTGAAAAAAGAGAAGAGATTTTGAACGCTTGCAAGACGCAAGAAGAAAGAAAGCGCACAGACGCGCTCATCAAGCCTATTTTAAGAGGGAAAGACATTAAAAGGTATTCTTATGAGTGGGCGTCATTGTGGGTTATTAACACCCATAACGGCTACACTTCTAATCTCAAATTTAAAATCCCACCCATTGATATAGAAAAATACCCCGCAATCAAAGCGCATTTAAACTCTCATTGGGACACTATTGCAACACGATCCGATCAAGGAGACACCCCCTATCACTTAAGGAATTGCGCGTATTTAGAGGATTTTGAAAAAGAGAAAATTGTGTATGGCGAGATTGTGCAAGAGCCACGATTTTATTTAGATAATGGAGAATACGAATTAGGGTATTTTTATGCAGAAGCCACGAGCTTTATTCTCACAGGAGAGCATTTGCGCTATCTTTTAGGAATGTTGCATTCTGAATTGATTACTTTTGCTTTCAAAACTTTCTATGCTGGCGGAGGACTAGGCGAGAGTGGCTATCGCTATAAAAAGGCTTTTATAGAACGGCTCCCCATTCCTAAAATCACGCCACAAAACCAAGAATTAGCCGATAAAATCACCGATGGCGCGAAGCAAATCCTAGAGTTAAAAGAAAAAGACCCTAAAGCCAACACCCAAAAATTAGAAAAAGAAATTGACGTCTTAGTCTATCAGCTCTATAACCTCACCGATGAAGAAATTAAAACCATTGAAGCCGGGCAGTGAATGGAAAAGTTATTTGAAAAGATATTGCATGAAATGAGATCAGGAATTGCTTTTGCGCTTGCTTCTGGTTGTTCGCTTTTTATTTCTATTGTAAATCCAATAGGGGTTTTTCAATTGATTTTTGAGTTTGTTTTCCAATACACTCAAAACAAAATCTTTTCTTTTTCTTTTTCTTTTTCCTCTATTTTCCTTTTCTTTTACGCTATTTTTAATAAAGCATTTCTTTGGTGTGAAGCTAAAAAATACGAACAAGATCTAATAGATCAAAAAGACAAAGAAATTGCCCTTAAAATTTGCAAATGCCATGATAACCACTATAAGATACAAAAAGAACTTTATAAATGTTATTCTAAAAAACAAAATAAAATCCCTAGGACAGATGAATTTGATTATTGGATAGGTTGTCTTGGTTTGGGAGATTTTTTTGAACCAACAAAAGACGATTATATTGTCAAACCGTATGTTTTAAGAGCTATAAAAAAATACCATGAAATTGCTTTTCAATCTATATATTGGCAACAGAACAAATAAAAAGCACTTGTTCTTTGTCTAAGAAACACCCCCTTTAAAAAAGGGGGACTCTTGAAAAACTATCGTTTGATTTTTAATTCCAAACAAAACCCTAAAAAACTGATTTTTAGGTATAATGTTTGAGTATTTACTATGATTTTTTCTCATAGAAGTCTCCTAGACAAACTTTACCCCCTAATCTCTAGCGAAAAACTAGGGGGTGAGCGTTATTTTATCCTAATCTCACAAAAACGATTTTTATAAAAGCTACAAACCACTAATTTAAAATCACATTAAAAACTTTCTTCCAAATTTTTGAAATTCCATTAAATATTTGTTCAATACCGCAAATTTTTAACTTAAAGCCTGTTTTTAGAGCTTAAGTTATTGGCCTTACTTTTTTCTTGAAAAATATCTTTATAAAATAAAGAGATTAAAATCATTGAAAAAGGAATGGTTAGAAAGTTAACAATATTTAGTTAAAATTAGCAAAAACTAACTAGGAGGTATTAATGGTCAATACTTTGGAGCTAGCAAAATATATTCTTAAGCGTTCAAACAAAGAATTGAGCAACTTAGAATTGCAAAAAACTTTGTATTTCACAGAGCTTGACTATATTAAAAAGTTTGACAAACACCTAGTTTCTGATGATTTTGAAGCTTGGAAATACGGGCCTGTTGCAAGGGAAGTGTATTATGAATACCGCAATTATGGTGCCAATTCTATTGACAAACCCAAAGAAGAAACGCTCTCACAAAATCTTAGAGAAGATGAACTTGAAACCATCAATCGCTCCATAAAAAAATGCAACGAAAAATCCTATTGGGATTTAGTGAAAGAAAGTCATAAAGAAGATGGTGCTTGGCATAAAAGCTTCAAAGAAGATAGAAAAGAAATCATTAGCAAAGATTTGATCAAACAAGAAGCAAAACAAGCAAATGGAAACTAAAGAAGAAGATAAAGATAAAAAGCTAGAAGAAATTATTGTATTGCTGTGCGAAGAAGGGGATTTGTCTAGTCAAAAAGATCAAATCATCAAAGATCTCAAAGAAATCTATGAAGGAGAATACAAGCATAAATACTCAAAAAACACAACTATTATTTTAAATTCCACAAGGGATAAAGAGCAAGCCTTTATGATGCTCACACAAAATATAAAGACACTCAAAGAGATTCAAAATAATAGAGAAGTTGAAAGCATTAAACCAAAACTAGAAAAGCTTTATGATCGCATGAATTTAGAGTGTATCAGACTGCAAGATTTTGATGAGAAAATGAGTAGAGTTAAAGATGTTTCTATAAAGTTAGATGATCTAAATAAAAACTATAAAAAATTAAGCGAAGAATTGAATAAGCAACAAACACAATACATAACAATTTTAGGTATTTTTGCCTCTATTGTTTTAACATTTGTTGGGGGATTGGCGTTTTCTACTTCTGTTTTATCAAATATTGACAAAGCGAACGCCTATCGTTTGGTTTTTGTTATGGCTTTTATAGCTTTATTTTTTGGGAATATTTTGTATCTGCTTTTTTCTTTTTATCAAAAATATCCTTATCAAAAGAGGAAAAAGATAAACAAGAAAATTTCAAAAAACCTATTTTTTGGTTTAATCTAATGGTTACGATTCTATTTATGATTGGTTTTTTTGGAGAATTGCATATAATACAAAGATTAGTTTCTAAATATCTTTAATTCAACCCAACCCATTTTTGCGTCCATTCCAATAAGACTTGATGCAAATTTCCCTTAATTGAGTGTTTTTTGCTATTTTGAAAATTTCAATACTCATTCATTGAAAAACCTGAACTATTCCTTTTAAGTTTAGCCTTAAGAAATTCAATCACGCACTTATTTAACACCACAAGCCTTTTAATTTAAATTCCTTTTGATTAAAGACTCAATAAGTTTCACAGAAACAATTTTAATTCTTAAACAAAGACTCTAAAGCTTCTACCCCTACTTTTTGCGTTTCTTTTTCGCTTTCATTTTCTGCGTTTTCTTTGACGCTAGGAATGGTTTCAAACTCTATATGATAGCCTGTAAGCATGGACGCTAAGCACACATTCACCCCGCCTTTACCGATAGCTTTAGATTTTTCAATGTCTAACAAGTGCACTTTAGCCTTTTGCAAATGGTTATTGACAATAAAACGCTCTTGAATGGATTCTTTTTCTTCAGTGCTCAATTCTTCTATAGGGATTTTTTTAATTTCAACGCTTAAAATTTTGGCTGGAGCGAGCGCGAGAGTGATGTAAATTTCAGGCACATTAGAATACTCTATGCAATCAATATTTTCTTTATTCAATTCGTTACTGATCGCATTAATGCGCACGCCCTTAACCCCCACAGCCGCGCCTATGGGGTCAATCCTAGCGTTATGGGAAAAAAAGCTCACTTTCGCTCTGTTGCCTGGGATTCGCGCGCAATGGATGATTTCAATTTCTTTATCTTTAATTTCAGGGACTTCTAATTCCAACAAAGCTTCAAGCATTTTAGGGGTGGTGCGGCTCAGCTCTAATAATAAACCCTTTTTTGTGCGTTTGACTTGCGTTAAAACCGCTTTAATGCTATCGCCTACTTTAAAACTCTCGCCCTTGATGCGATGGCGCATGGAAAGAACGCCTTGAAATTGCTGCTCAATCTCAATAAAAGTGTTTTGATTGTTATCCACTAAAATCACTTGCCCCATTAAAACGCTGTTAAGACGCTTTTGAAACGCTTCAAAGTGGCTGTCTTCTAACGCTTTTTCTAACTGGTATTGCAAATCTTTAAAAAGGCGGTTGATCGCTCCTTGCTTCATGCTCTCCAAACTCAAGCTGTAAGACAATTCGTCTTTAATCTTAACGCTTGGATCCATTTCTTTGGCTTTAGACAAGCTGATGTATTTAGAAGGGTCGTTAATCAATCTTTCATCACCATCTTCTAAAACTTCTACCAA
The Helicobacter pylori genome window above contains:
- a CDS encoding class I SAM-dependent DNA methyltransferase; this translates as MIRFAHISLKDFIKKHNPQTPTKETIENFEKEINSLLENAPRQDDEEFQKNEINKFLKNTYGYDCNTRKKVDSAIRVDGEVQVLIEVKALNKKTEFPKNRENPLSKAFCQMVLYFLEEIEKEKNNSLKHTIICNAHEFFLFDCKDLLFLKEDKCIKKFYDNYAKKEGTDSSKPKFYKDLEQYLQEDFQGELRYTHFNLSSYDLKELPLIYQVLSQEVLLKQGKTLDANTLNKDFYEELLYILGLEEQNDKGKILIKPSRTQNSLSDALKKKYKNLDDEEVMALLIAWNNRILFLRLLESLLSSFKHFEKSFLTIENFKDFNALNTLFFEVLAKKNSERSLNKEDKILEKIPYLNSSLFDQTPLELKGYEIKLLDNKSLEIYPKSVLKKDKDYQNEKALPLLKYLFEFLRVYDFTTTPKDIKDNQNKSESCLINPSVLGLVFEKLNGYKEGSFYTPSFITSYMCKESIESIVLDKFNQTYNIECEKLTELKNYFKNSYKEDKRKEYLNTLLTLRVCDPAVGSGHFLVSALNEMVLIAYKLGLIASLYRHELRLENDEIIIHTPKNEVFKYTKPHSENDPHHQIQKELFELKKSIIENCLFGVDINPNSCEITKLRLWIELLKYSYYIFEEGKNTNVLETLPNIDINIKCANSLISRFNLNDDLKKIPNIKQKIQEYKDLVAQYKDPNPLYPLNKQDLINKIQDLKNTFSLTLKDPKTKAELEKAIEKHIKKYNFFALDDKSLLDGLNYFIPNLFGTPKLSPKEEEEAFASYGRIRALRKKLDDALSGGEYHNAFEWRFEFPEVLDDEGNFLGFDCIIGNPPYIRQEHIKDLKPLLQKQYQDFYNSTADIYTYFFALAYHLLKEKGFNAFITSNKYARSQYGAKLRELLLKKTTIVSYMELNALKVFESATVDTSIMSFIKQSPPKESLFNYYEPTPNDKNDLKSARPLPMRQNALSTESFIFANATLLDLRDKIESVGTPLKDWDIQIYRGILTGANEAFIITTEKREEILNACKTQEERKRTDALIKPILRGKDIKRYSYEWASLWVINTHNGYTSNLKFKIPPIDIEKYPAIKAHLNSHWDTIATRSDQGDTPYHLRNCAYLEDFEKEKIVYGEIVQEPRFYLDNGEYELGYFYAEATSFILTGEHLRYLLGMLHSELITFAFKTFYAGGGLGESGYRYKKAFIERLPIPKITPQNQELADKITDGAKQILELKEKDPKANTQKLEKEIDVLVYQLYNLTDEEIKTIEAGQ
- a CDS encoding Panacea domain-containing protein encodes the protein MVNTLELAKYILKRSNKELSNLELQKTLYFTELDYIKKFDKHLVSDDFEAWKYGPVAREVYYEYRNYGANSIDKPKEETLSQNLREDELETINRSIKKCNEKSYWDLVKESHKEDGAWHKSFKEDRKEIISKDLIKQEAKQANGN
- the nusA gene encoding transcription termination factor NusA; the protein is MEKISDLIECIAYEKNLPKEMISKVIQGCLLKMAQNELDPLARYLVVEENKQLQLIQLVEVLEDGDERLINDPSKYISLSKAKEMDPSVKIKDELSYSLSLESMKQGAINRLFKDLQYQLEKALEDSHFEAFQKRLNSVLMGQVILVDNNQNTFIEIEQQFQGVLSMRHRIKGESFKVGDSIKAVLTQVKRTKKGLLLELSRTTPKMLEALLELEVPEIKDKEIEIIHCARIPGNRAKVSFFSHNARIDPIGAAVGVKGVRINAISNELNKENIDCIEYSNVPEIYITLALAPAKILSVEIKKIPIEELSTEEKESIQERFIVNNHLQKAKVHLLDIEKSKAIGKGGVNVCLASMLTGYHIEFETIPSVKENAENESEKETQKVGVEALESLFKN